In Asanoa sp. WMMD1127, one genomic interval encodes:
- a CDS encoding alpha-1,4-glucan--maltose-1-phosphate maltosyltransferase, with protein MPIDEVGPSVSCGKYPAKAVVGEIVPVSATVFREGHDAVGCNVVWRDPSGAEGPFTRMTPGATGTDRWHAAFTPDSVGEGSFVIEAFSDPYLSWRSAVDKKIAAGQDVTDLANDLVEGAALLDRAAEGVPDDQRSRVTKAAEALRADDLPLGVRVSPALGLQDLLWQHPVRELVTASDAYPVWVDRKKALFSAWYEFFPRSEGAVVGDGHSRHGTFTTAQNRLPGVAKMGFDVLYLPPIHPIGRVNRKGKNNALVAEEGDVGSPWAIGAEEGGHDAIHPALGTLDDFRAFIAKAAEHGLEVAMDLALQCAPDHPWVTEHPEWFTTRADGTIAYAENPPKKYQDIYPLNFDNDPEGIKQEIRRVVLHWVEQGVKIFRVDNPHTKPVNFWHWLIAEVKDVDPDVLFLAEAFTRPAMMNGLGKIGFSQSYTYFTWRTTAWEMREYCEQLVAAADHMRPNFWPNTPDILHESLQHGGPPMFKIRAVLASMLMPSWGVYAGYELFEHVARPGAEEYLDNEKFQLRPRDWAGAEAAGRSLAGFLGRLNAVRRANPALHWLRNLRFHEIDNPALLCWSKRDPRVDNTILVICSFDSGGVQWGNTTLDMPALGMDWHERFVVTDQLTGGTYDWGQRNAVRLDPFLEPAHILSVRPRR; from the coding sequence ATCCCGATCGACGAGGTCGGCCCGTCGGTGAGCTGCGGCAAGTACCCGGCCAAGGCGGTCGTCGGCGAGATCGTCCCGGTCTCGGCCACCGTGTTCCGCGAAGGTCACGACGCCGTCGGCTGCAACGTGGTGTGGCGGGATCCGAGCGGCGCTGAGGGGCCGTTCACCCGGATGACCCCCGGCGCCACCGGCACCGACCGCTGGCACGCCGCCTTCACCCCCGACTCCGTCGGCGAGGGCAGCTTCGTGATCGAGGCGTTCAGCGACCCGTACCTCAGCTGGCGCAGCGCCGTCGACAAGAAGATCGCCGCCGGGCAGGACGTCACCGACCTAGCCAACGACCTCGTCGAGGGCGCGGCTCTGCTCGACCGGGCCGCGGAGGGCGTGCCCGACGACCAGCGCTCGCGCGTCACCAAGGCGGCCGAGGCGCTGCGGGCCGACGACCTGCCCCTCGGCGTGCGGGTGTCCCCGGCGCTCGGCCTGCAGGACCTGCTCTGGCAGCACCCCGTCCGTGAGCTCGTCACCGCGAGTGACGCGTACCCCGTCTGGGTCGATCGCAAGAAGGCCCTGTTCTCGGCCTGGTACGAGTTCTTCCCACGCTCCGAGGGCGCGGTCGTGGGCGACGGGCACAGCCGGCACGGCACGTTCACGACCGCTCAGAACCGCCTGCCGGGTGTGGCGAAGATGGGCTTCGACGTGCTCTACCTGCCGCCGATCCACCCGATCGGCCGCGTCAACCGCAAGGGGAAGAACAACGCGCTGGTCGCGGAGGAGGGTGACGTCGGCTCGCCGTGGGCGATCGGGGCCGAGGAGGGCGGGCACGACGCGATCCACCCGGCGCTGGGCACGCTCGACGACTTCCGGGCGTTCATCGCGAAGGCCGCCGAGCACGGGCTCGAGGTCGCGATGGACCTCGCCCTGCAGTGCGCGCCCGACCACCCGTGGGTCACCGAGCATCCGGAGTGGTTCACGACCAGGGCCGACGGCACCATCGCGTACGCCGAGAACCCGCCGAAGAAGTACCAGGACATCTACCCGTTGAACTTCGACAACGACCCCGAGGGGATCAAGCAGGAGATCCGGCGGGTCGTCCTGCACTGGGTCGAACAAGGCGTCAAGATCTTCAGGGTGGACAATCCGCACACCAAGCCGGTCAACTTCTGGCACTGGTTGATCGCGGAGGTCAAGGACGTCGATCCGGACGTGTTGTTCCTCGCGGAGGCGTTCACCCGCCCGGCGATGATGAACGGGCTGGGCAAGATCGGCTTCAGCCAGTCGTACACCTATTTCACCTGGCGGACGACCGCCTGGGAGATGCGCGAGTACTGCGAGCAGCTGGTCGCGGCGGCCGACCACATGCGACCGAACTTCTGGCCGAACACGCCCGACATCCTGCACGAGAGCCTGCAGCACGGTGGTCCGCCGATGTTCAAGATCCGCGCGGTGCTGGCCAGCATGCTGATGCCGTCGTGGGGCGTCTACGCCGGCTACGAGCTGTTCGAGCACGTCGCGCGGCCCGGGGCGGAGGAATATCTCGACAACGAGAAGTTCCAGCTGCGGCCCCGGGACTGGGCCGGCGCCGAGGCCGCGGGCCGTTCCCTGGCCGGCTTCCTGGGCCGGCTCAACGCGGTCCGGCGCGCCAACCCGGCCCTGCACTGGCTGCGCAACCTGCGCTTCCACGAGATCGACAACCCGGCTCTGCTCTGCTGGTCCAAACGGGATCCGCGGGTCGACAACACCATCCTGGTCATCTGCTCGTTCGACTCGGGCGGGGTGCAGTGGGGAAACACCACGCTGGACATGCCGGCGCTCGGGATGGACTGGCACGAACGGTTCGTTGTTACGGACCAGCTGACCGGGGGCACGTACGACTGGGGCCAGCGCAACGCGGTCCGGCTCGACCCGTTCCTCGAGCCGGCGCACATTCTCTCGGTGCGTCCGCGTCGGTGA
- the glgB gene encoding 1,4-alpha-glucan branching protein GlgB: MDELISGATHDPHATLGAHPRDGRTTIRTLRRGAGTVTVVVGDERHTASRVHPDGVFEVEVPGEVVDYRIDVDGRLVDDPYRHGPTIGELDLHLINEGRHEKLWDALGSHARDGGVSFTVWAPSARGVRVVGDFTGWGPYEGWPMRSMGSSGVWEVFVPGAAVGDRYKYRILGRDGVWREKADPMARRTEIPPRTASVVDESSYDWKDAEWMSRRSSAKPHQEAMSVYEVHLGSWRPGLGYRELADQLTEYVAEMGFTHVEFLPVMEHPFGGSWGYQVTGYFAPTARFGDPDDFRYLVDRLHQSGIGVLLDWVPAHFPRDEWALARFDGTPLYEHGDWRRGEHPDWGTYIFDYGRREVRNFLVANALYWCAEFHVDGLRVDAVASMLYLDYSREEGQWEPNQYGGRENLDAIGFLQETNATVYKHHPGVVMIAEESTAYPGVTWPTSGGGLGFGFKWNMGWMHDTLLYTSKEPVHRQYHHNQVTFSMVYAWSENYVLPISHDEVVHGKRSLLSKMPGDLWQRLANVRALLAFMWAHPGKQLLFMGCELGDDEEWNEERGLNWGLTSDPQRSGLQRLVRDINLVYREAPELWSQDTTPAGFRWIVSDDAANNTLAFIRLAPDGSPLVCVVNFAAVPHEDYRIGLPRAGAWVEVLNTDAADYGGSGVGNMGTVTTDEVHWHGMPVSAKLRVPPLGALWLRPA; the protein is encoded by the coding sequence ATGGACGAGCTGATCTCGGGCGCGACGCACGACCCGCACGCCACTCTCGGCGCGCATCCACGCGACGGGCGCACCACCATCCGGACGCTGCGCCGGGGCGCCGGCACGGTCACCGTCGTGGTCGGCGACGAACGGCACACCGCGTCGCGCGTACACCCGGATGGGGTTTTCGAGGTCGAGGTGCCGGGTGAGGTCGTCGACTACCGGATCGACGTCGACGGCCGGCTGGTCGACGACCCCTACCGGCACGGCCCGACGATCGGCGAGCTCGATCTGCACCTGATCAACGAGGGCCGGCACGAGAAGCTCTGGGACGCGCTCGGCTCGCACGCCCGCGACGGCGGCGTCTCGTTCACCGTGTGGGCGCCGAGCGCGCGCGGCGTGCGGGTGGTCGGCGACTTCACCGGCTGGGGCCCCTACGAGGGCTGGCCGATGCGCTCGATGGGCAGCAGCGGCGTCTGGGAGGTGTTCGTGCCGGGCGCGGCGGTCGGCGACCGCTACAAGTACCGGATCCTCGGCCGCGACGGCGTCTGGCGCGAGAAGGCCGACCCGATGGCCCGGCGCACCGAGATCCCGCCACGCACGGCCTCGGTCGTCGACGAGTCGTCGTACGACTGGAAGGACGCCGAGTGGATGTCGCGCCGCTCGTCGGCGAAGCCGCACCAGGAGGCGATGAGCGTCTACGAGGTGCACCTCGGCTCGTGGCGGCCCGGCCTGGGCTACCGGGAGCTGGCCGACCAGCTCACCGAATACGTCGCGGAGATGGGCTTCACCCACGTCGAGTTCCTGCCGGTGATGGAGCACCCGTTCGGCGGCTCGTGGGGCTACCAGGTGACCGGCTACTTCGCGCCGACGGCGCGGTTCGGCGACCCCGACGACTTCCGCTACCTCGTCGACCGGCTGCACCAGTCGGGCATCGGCGTGCTGCTCGACTGGGTGCCGGCGCACTTCCCGCGCGACGAGTGGGCGCTGGCCCGGTTCGACGGGACGCCGCTCTATGAGCACGGCGACTGGCGGCGCGGCGAGCACCCCGACTGGGGCACCTACATCTTCGACTACGGGCGGCGCGAGGTGCGCAATTTCCTCGTCGCCAACGCGCTCTACTGGTGCGCGGAGTTCCACGTCGACGGGCTGCGGGTCGACGCGGTCGCCTCGATGCTCTACCTCGACTACTCGCGCGAGGAAGGGCAGTGGGAACCGAACCAGTACGGCGGCCGCGAGAACCTCGACGCGATCGGCTTCCTGCAGGAGACCAACGCGACCGTCTACAAGCACCACCCGGGCGTCGTGATGATCGCCGAGGAGTCGACAGCCTATCCGGGCGTCACCTGGCCCACGTCCGGTGGCGGGCTCGGGTTCGGCTTCAAGTGGAACATGGGCTGGATGCACGACACGCTGCTCTACACCTCGAAGGAGCCGGTGCACCGGCAGTACCACCACAACCAGGTGACCTTCTCGATGGTGTACGCGTGGTCCGAGAACTACGTGCTGCCCATCTCGCACGACGAGGTCGTACACGGGAAGCGGTCGTTGCTGTCCAAGATGCCCGGTGACCTGTGGCAGCGCCTGGCCAACGTGCGGGCCCTGCTGGCGTTCATGTGGGCCCATCCGGGCAAGCAGCTGCTGTTCATGGGCTGCGAGCTCGGCGACGACGAGGAGTGGAACGAGGAGCGGGGGCTCAACTGGGGCCTCACCTCGGATCCGCAGCGCTCCGGGCTGCAGCGGCTCGTGCGCGACATCAACCTCGTCTACCGCGAGGCGCCGGAGCTGTGGTCGCAGGACACGACGCCGGCCGGGTTCCGCTGGATCGTGTCCGACGACGCGGCCAACAACACGCTGGCGTTCATCCGGCTGGCGCCGGACGGTTCGCCGCTGGTCTGCGTGGTCAACTTCGCGGCCGTGCCGCACGAGGACTACCGGATCGGCCTGCCGCGGGCCGGGGCGTGGGTCGAGGTGCTCAACACGGACGCGGCCGACTACGGCGGCTCAGGGGTGGGCAACATGGGCACCGTGACGACCGACGAGGTGCACTGGCACGGGATGCCGGTGTCGGCGAAGCTGCGGGTGCCGCCGCTTGGCGCGCTCTGGTTGCGACCCGCGTGA
- a CDS encoding SGNH/GDSL hydrolase family protein: protein MNSHYLRIRAKNSAINGRNYNQAESGAKADDMPAQATATVGRAPQYVTILIGANDACTSSESSMTAVSTFRGHIDTALATLKAGLPNAKVAVISIPDIKRLWEVGRTSGSARTAWSLFGICRSMLANPTSTAAADTARRDRVRQRVIDFNTQLAQACAAYGPNCDWDGNAVFNYPFAFSQVSGWDYFHPNAAGQTALAQVSYAAGFNW, encoded by the coding sequence ATCAACAGCCACTACCTGCGGATCCGCGCGAAGAACAGCGCGATCAACGGGCGCAACTACAACCAGGCCGAGTCCGGCGCCAAGGCCGACGACATGCCGGCGCAGGCCACGGCGACGGTCGGCCGCGCGCCGCAGTACGTCACGATCCTGATCGGCGCCAACGACGCCTGCACGAGCTCCGAGAGCTCGATGACCGCGGTGAGCACGTTCCGCGGCCACATCGACACCGCCCTCGCCACGCTCAAGGCCGGCCTGCCCAACGCCAAGGTCGCCGTGATCAGCATCCCCGACATCAAGCGGCTCTGGGAGGTCGGCCGGACCAGTGGCAGCGCCCGCACAGCCTGGTCGCTTTTCGGCATCTGCAGGTCGATGCTGGCCAACCCGACCTCGACGGCCGCGGCCGACACCGCCCGGCGCGACCGCGTACGCCAGCGGGTGATCGACTTCAACACCCAGCTCGCCCAGGCCTGCGCGGCCTACGGCCCGAACTGCGACTGGGACGGCAACGCGGTCTTCAACTACCCGTTCGCCTTCAGCCAGGTCTCCGGCTGGGACTACTTCCACCCCAACGCGGCCGGCCAGACGGCCCTGGCCCAGGTGAGCTACGCCGCCGGCTTCAACTGGTGA
- a CDS encoding WhiB family transcriptional regulator, whose product MSDGSPCERNPELWFASRGKDVEAAKAGCEECPLSRYNACREEGWKHEFGVFGGLSHVDRQAIDPKRWNDIRLANRRDSNARDEMIRASENLARLAGELSEDQRGVARGILATERDRVTAGQRMMSELGMNASQVASLFGVTRDSVYRWVTWERRGARAA is encoded by the coding sequence GTGTCAGACGGTAGCCCGTGCGAACGCAACCCGGAGCTTTGGTTCGCCAGTCGCGGTAAGGACGTTGAGGCCGCGAAAGCCGGGTGCGAGGAGTGCCCCCTGAGCCGGTACAACGCGTGCCGCGAAGAGGGCTGGAAGCATGAGTTCGGCGTCTTCGGTGGGCTGTCCCACGTCGACCGCCAGGCCATCGACCCTAAGCGTTGGAACGACATTCGGCTTGCCAACCGTCGCGACTCGAACGCCCGTGACGAGATGATCCGGGCTTCGGAAAACCTGGCCCGACTGGCGGGTGAACTTTCGGAGGATCAGCGCGGCGTGGCCCGTGGGATTCTTGCGACGGAACGGGATCGAGTTACCGCCGGGCAGCGAATGATGTCCGAGTTGGGAATGAACGCGTCCCAAGTCGCTTCTCTGTTCGGTGTTACCCGTGACTCGGTTTATCGGTGGGTGACGTGGGAGCGCCGCGGGGCGCGTGCGGCCTAG
- a CDS encoding PD-(D/E)XK nuclease family protein yields MDETKKHRRSVSQWSSFVKCSEGYRLEKIAKAPARPAAWFAQGIAVHSACEFWEEGFRQAHPDDVVDLYETEFDRLIAEATETEPDLGRWLTGGRVRASDDIGRRRTRGAEQVLGYLRYASEAQERVWLIGGQEPALEVEFELDLDGVTVKGFIDQIIEWPTGQIGPRDVKTGSKRPDWPFQLGVYRLAIEQDYGYLPTWGDFYMAKDNRPDAPVDLSAFTRSRVTRWFHDMDRSVNAGLFLPNPGDHCRTCGVSDFCSAVGSRADEYPPKEETQLD; encoded by the coding sequence ATGGACGAGACCAAGAAGCACCGAAGGAGCGTCAGCCAATGGTCGAGCTTCGTGAAGTGCTCAGAGGGCTACCGGTTGGAGAAGATCGCGAAGGCCCCCGCGCGACCCGCAGCGTGGTTCGCGCAAGGGATCGCGGTGCACAGCGCGTGCGAGTTCTGGGAAGAGGGCTTCCGCCAGGCGCACCCTGACGACGTTGTCGACCTGTACGAGACGGAGTTTGACCGCCTCATCGCGGAAGCGACGGAGACGGAGCCGGATCTCGGTCGGTGGCTAACCGGGGGACGCGTCAGGGCCTCCGACGACATAGGTAGGCGTAGGACCAGAGGGGCCGAACAGGTACTTGGGTACCTCCGGTATGCCTCCGAAGCTCAAGAGCGGGTTTGGCTAATCGGTGGCCAAGAACCGGCCCTCGAAGTCGAGTTCGAACTAGACCTTGATGGCGTAACGGTGAAGGGCTTCATCGATCAGATCATCGAGTGGCCAACCGGGCAGATTGGCCCTAGGGACGTCAAGACCGGTAGCAAGCGCCCGGACTGGCCCTTTCAGCTAGGCGTGTACCGCCTGGCCATCGAACAGGACTACGGCTACTTGCCGACGTGGGGCGATTTCTACATGGCCAAGGACAACCGGCCGGATGCCCCCGTGGATCTCAGCGCGTTTACACGCTCTCGTGTCACTCGCTGGTTTCACGACATGGATAGGTCTGTGAACGCGGGCCTCTTCCTACCCAACCCCGGAGATCACTGCCGCACGTGTGGCGTCTCCGACTTCTGTTCCGCGGTCGGCTCACGTGCCGACGAATACCCACCCAAGGAGGAAACACAGCTTGACTGA
- a CDS encoding AAA family ATPase, whose translation MLTLTRAKLSRGSAGEPLPTVFKSLAGEGVHIRRGQLTLIAAAPGVGKSVKALTVALRSGAPGYYASADTDAFTMYLRAGAMFTGWSTHDIENAVMAENTAQVDALLEAKSNVRMDFAGRIELDYLEQDLYAYAATYGEWPHFIVIDNISNLESEGEGYQALEASCDYLHELGRKTGAAIIALHHVTGEFDDGIKPVPLSGLRGKISKVPELILTLYRNAESTRLFVCPVKNRTGRNDSSAQWQVPLAYDPSRMRLADISTESEATPYG comes from the coding sequence ATGCTCACGCTCACTAGGGCCAAGCTTTCCCGGGGCAGTGCGGGTGAACCACTCCCGACCGTCTTCAAAAGCCTGGCCGGGGAAGGCGTTCACATCCGCCGTGGACAGCTAACGCTGATCGCCGCGGCTCCGGGTGTGGGTAAGTCCGTCAAGGCTCTTACGGTCGCTCTCAGGTCCGGGGCACCCGGGTATTACGCCTCCGCTGACACGGATGCATTCACGATGTATCTCCGGGCCGGTGCGATGTTCACGGGTTGGTCAACCCACGACATCGAAAACGCCGTGATGGCAGAGAACACCGCACAGGTAGACGCGCTTCTTGAGGCCAAGAGCAACGTCCGAATGGACTTCGCGGGCCGCATCGAGCTTGATTACCTCGAACAGGATCTCTACGCCTACGCGGCAACCTACGGGGAGTGGCCGCACTTCATCGTGATTGACAACATCTCGAACCTTGAAAGCGAAGGGGAGGGATACCAAGCGCTTGAGGCTTCCTGCGACTACCTACACGAGCTAGGACGCAAGACCGGAGCCGCAATCATCGCGCTTCATCACGTGACCGGCGAGTTTGACGACGGGATCAAACCCGTTCCGCTCTCCGGACTCCGCGGGAAGATCAGCAAGGTTCCTGAGCTGATCCTGACGCTTTACCGGAACGCCGAATCAACCCGGCTGTTCGTGTGCCCGGTGAAGAACCGGACCGGGCGCAACGACAGCTCCGCCCAATGGCAAGTGCCGCTTGCGTACGACCCTTCGCGGATGCGGCTCGCAGACATCAGCACAGAATCGGAGGCCACCCCTTATGGCTAA
- a CDS encoding toprim domain-containing protein: MQEISLVVSNSWKTFLGEATETYHKALMANPASPAVEYLKETRGLSGANAQFFKLGLVESPLPGHEQYEGKLAIPYLTRSGVVSMRFRAIPPGDATGPKYLSVPGDIPRLFNPADLDRREHFVCICEGEFDAMTAHQAGLPAVGIPGVNGWKEYYSHCFKGYENVFILADNDDKGQGETFAEKVASQVANARIVLMPSGHDVNSFVLAEGPDALTKRLEVKSA, from the coding sequence ATGCAAGAGATTTCCCTGGTAGTAAGCAATTCTTGGAAGACCTTCTTGGGCGAAGCTACGGAGACGTATCACAAGGCTCTGATGGCAAACCCGGCAAGTCCCGCCGTCGAGTATTTGAAGGAGACCCGGGGCCTGTCAGGGGCCAACGCTCAATTCTTCAAGCTGGGTCTCGTAGAAAGCCCCTTGCCGGGGCATGAGCAATACGAGGGAAAGCTAGCAATCCCCTACCTGACCCGCTCCGGAGTCGTGAGTATGCGGTTCCGGGCCATCCCTCCCGGCGACGCTACCGGCCCGAAATACCTTTCGGTCCCTGGCGACATCCCGCGGCTATTCAACCCCGCAGACCTCGATAGGCGAGAGCACTTCGTGTGTATCTGCGAAGGGGAGTTCGACGCGATGACCGCGCACCAAGCGGGATTGCCGGCAGTCGGAATCCCCGGAGTCAACGGCTGGAAAGAGTATTACAGCCATTGCTTCAAGGGATACGAGAACGTGTTCATCCTGGCGGACAACGACGACAAGGGCCAGGGGGAGACGTTCGCGGAGAAGGTCGCTAGCCAAGTGGCCAACGCTCGAATCGTGTTGATGCCATCCGGTCATGACGTCAACTCTTTTGTCTTGGCCGAAGGGCCGGACGCACTCACCAAACGATTGGAGGTCAAGAGTGCCTGA
- a CDS encoding dATP/dGTP diphosphohydrolase domain-containing protein has product MPDFETKDSGVRWSYPTGMVRDTQDGKPRFDLLIPKGIPYDEQMITRFAALLARGAVKYGDRNWEKATTQEELDRFHASAFRHFMQWLAGETDEDHAAAVTYNVWAAEKVKYEMRNLAETV; this is encoded by the coding sequence GTGCCTGACTTCGAAACCAAGGATTCCGGGGTGCGCTGGTCCTACCCAACCGGGATGGTGCGGGACACCCAAGACGGTAAGCCGCGGTTCGATCTGCTCATTCCGAAAGGCATCCCGTACGACGAACAGATGATTACCCGGTTCGCGGCCCTGCTAGCCCGCGGAGCCGTGAAGTACGGGGATCGGAATTGGGAGAAGGCCACCACCCAAGAGGAGCTTGACCGCTTCCACGCATCCGCCTTCCGGCACTTCATGCAGTGGCTAGCCGGCGAGACGGACGAGGATCACGCCGCCGCAGTCACCTACAACGTGTGGGCCGCCGAGAAAGTCAAATACGAAATGAGGAACCTTGCTGAGACTGTTTAA
- a CDS encoding RNA ligase family protein produces the protein MSDYPSWPKIPRLSKDAVITEKIDGTNGLVSITRETFGTGVDRPDGVNVVLDYTTIDEEGIPQWEWHIRAGSRNRWLTRQQDNAGFAAWVERNAGALVQLGQGNHYGEWFGSGIQRNYGLAEKRFALFNAGRWYDPRDEEANDFVREYFPKVQPCPDVCTVVPILWVGSGAEMGNAIDFLRDAMKGRMSIAVPGFEHPEGLIVYHTGASNYFKVLFDGDTPKGATK, from the coding sequence TTGAGCGACTACCCGAGTTGGCCGAAGATCCCGCGACTCAGCAAAGACGCTGTGATCACGGAGAAGATCGACGGGACGAACGGACTTGTCTCGATCACCCGGGAGACGTTCGGAACGGGCGTCGATCGGCCAGACGGTGTAAACGTCGTGTTGGACTACACCACCATTGACGAAGAGGGCATTCCCCAATGGGAGTGGCACATTCGAGCCGGCTCCCGGAACCGATGGCTTACCCGGCAGCAGGACAACGCGGGCTTCGCCGCATGGGTCGAGCGGAACGCGGGAGCGCTGGTCCAGCTTGGCCAGGGCAACCACTACGGGGAATGGTTCGGCTCCGGTATTCAGCGCAACTACGGACTTGCCGAGAAGCGGTTCGCTCTGTTCAACGCTGGCCGTTGGTACGACCCGCGGGACGAGGAAGCGAACGACTTCGTACGCGAATACTTCCCGAAGGTTCAGCCGTGCCCCGACGTGTGCACCGTGGTCCCGATCCTTTGGGTTGGCTCCGGTGCCGAGATGGGGAATGCGATCGACTTCCTTCGCGACGCGATGAAGGGCCGCATGTCGATTGCGGTTCCCGGATTCGAGCACCCGGAAGGGCTGATCGTCTACCACACCGGGGCGAGTAACTACTTCAAGGTTCTGTTCGATGGCGACACCCCGAAGGGAGCGACTAAGTGA
- a CDS encoding ribonuclease H-like domain-containing protein — MSDPRIAVLDIETAPLIAQVWGTFDQNIGLGQIERDWSILSFGWKWLGNPRFVYRDQSEADDIEDDTALLEAVWNLLDEADIVIAHNGRKFDFKKLNARFILAGMSPPAPYRVIDTLVEVRRVAAFTSNKLAYLTDKLTDTKKGSHARYPGHALWKACLKGDPAAWREMKKYNRLDVLSLEELYLKLRPWMLSHPNVATFSLSDDPNEFTCTRCGSKDMQSRGHRITQAGRYRRFQCQDCGGWSNGRLMEKDNREGLLTN, encoded by the coding sequence GTGAGTGACCCGCGCATCGCCGTACTCGACATCGAGACGGCACCCTTGATTGCCCAAGTGTGGGGCACCTTCGATCAGAACATTGGCCTAGGCCAGATCGAACGTGATTGGTCCATCCTTTCCTTCGGTTGGAAATGGCTCGGTAACCCGCGGTTCGTGTACCGCGATCAGAGCGAAGCCGACGACATCGAAGACGACACCGCGCTTCTCGAAGCCGTGTGGAATCTCCTCGATGAAGCCGACATCGTGATTGCGCACAACGGGCGGAAGTTCGACTTCAAGAAGCTGAACGCGCGGTTCATCCTTGCCGGGATGTCTCCGCCGGCTCCGTATCGAGTCATCGACACGTTGGTTGAGGTCCGTCGCGTTGCCGCGTTCACGAGCAACAAGCTTGCCTACCTGACTGACAAGCTGACGGACACGAAGAAGGGCAGTCACGCCCGTTACCCCGGTCACGCGCTTTGGAAGGCGTGCCTTAAGGGTGACCCTGCCGCTTGGCGGGAGATGAAGAAGTACAACCGGTTGGACGTGCTTTCGCTTGAGGAGCTGTACCTAAAGCTCCGGCCGTGGATGCTGTCGCATCCCAACGTCGCGACGTTCTCTCTTAGCGACGACCCGAACGAATTCACGTGCACCCGGTGCGGCTCGAAGGACATGCAGAGCCGCGGACACCGCATCACCCAAGCGGGCCGCTACCGGCGCTTTCAGTGCCAGGACTGCGGAGGTTGGTCGAACGGCCGACTCATGGAGAAGGACAACCGAGAAGGGCTGTTGACTAACTGA